A window of the Lysinibacillus irui genome harbors these coding sequences:
- a CDS encoding ABC transporter ATP-binding protein gives MKITVNNVTKSYKHKSALQNVTFTMEGPKIIGFLGHNGAGKTTFLNLLSGLIATTSGEILVNGENVFNAPSTLRNICFIAESDNFQAEMTIAQTLKANRFFYPKWDEELAQELVQVFALNPKDKVRSLSKGMVSALGIITGFASRADITIFDEPYIGLDVAARNTFYDLLIEQQTENPRLFILSTHLIDEASELFEEIFILHEGELLLQKTAEEWYEHIVAVKGSATDVASAIGDLTVIYQHMFMQEMTAVVYANGQFIEGQNISLESVSLKDMLVYLSKQKVRSMK, from the coding sequence ATGAAGATTACTGTCAACAATGTCACGAAGTCATATAAACATAAATCCGCTTTACAAAATGTCACATTTACTATGGAGGGTCCGAAAATTATAGGTTTTTTAGGCCATAACGGGGCTGGTAAAACAACTTTTTTGAATCTGTTATCAGGACTCATCGCGACTACAAGTGGAGAAATTTTGGTCAACGGAGAAAATGTCTTTAATGCTCCTTCTACTTTACGTAATATTTGTTTTATCGCTGAAAGTGACAATTTCCAAGCAGAAATGACCATTGCGCAAACATTGAAGGCAAATCGCTTCTTTTATCCTAAATGGGATGAAGAGCTGGCTCAGGAACTGGTCCAAGTATTTGCTTTGAATCCAAAAGATAAGGTACGTAGTTTATCAAAAGGAATGGTCTCAGCACTTGGAATCATTACAGGCTTTGCGAGTCGTGCGGACATTACCATCTTTGATGAACCCTATATAGGCTTAGATGTGGCAGCAAGGAATACGTTTTATGATCTGTTAATTGAACAACAAACTGAAAATCCACGTTTATTTATTTTATCCACACATTTAATTGATGAAGCAAGCGAACTATTTGAGGAAATTTTTATTCTTCATGAGGGAGAGCTATTATTGCAAAAAACTGCTGAGGAGTGGTACGAACATATTGTTGCTGTAAAAGGTAGTGCTACAGATGTTGCTTCAGCAATTGGTGACTTAACAGTGATTTATCAGCATATGTTTATGCAAGAAATGACAGCTGTTGTTTATGCAAATGGCCAATTCATTGAAGGTCAGAACATATCGCTTGAATCAGTCTCTCTTAAAGACATGCTGGTTTATTTAAGTAAACAGAAAGTGAGGTCTATGAAATGA
- a CDS encoding GntR family transcriptional regulator: protein MIHSLNNEKPIFQQIRERIEDAILDGQLQPDDRIPSTNEFAKEYQINPATAGKGVNELVDKGIIYKKRGVGMFVHEDARKILVTERKENFFRQHIEPLKKEASRLGISDEELQRLIQGG, encoded by the coding sequence GTGATTCATTCTTTAAATAACGAAAAACCAATTTTCCAACAAATTCGCGAAAGAATAGAAGATGCCATTCTAGATGGACAGCTACAGCCAGATGATCGCATTCCATCTACGAATGAGTTTGCAAAAGAATACCAAATCAACCCTGCAACTGCTGGGAAAGGCGTGAATGAATTAGTGGATAAGGGGATCATTTATAAAAAACGAGGTGTCGGAATGTTTGTACATGAGGACGCTAGAAAAATTTTAGTTACTGAGCGTAAAGAAAACTTCTTTCGTCAACATATTGAACCGTTGAAAAAGGAAGCTAGTCGTTTAGGCATTTCCGATGAAGAGTTACAAAGATTGATACAAGGGGGATAA